A stretch of Clostridia bacterium DNA encodes these proteins:
- a CDS encoding NAD-dependent malic enzyme, translating to MNIFEESLLAHKKAKGKIAIKSKMPLESNKDLSIAYTPGVAEPCRHIAKDEMLAYDYTNKGNLVAIVSDGTAVLGLGDIGGQASMPVMEGKAILFKEFGDVDAFPICLSTKNPDEIVAVVKAIAPTFGGINIEDIAAPACFEIERRLKKELSIPVFHDDQHGTAVVTLAALINALRVVEKEMSDVRVVINGAGAAGIAIAKLLLQEGVEHLVLCDRTGILYEKRIEGMNEAKREIAAKTNKGELKGTLAEAMKGADVFIGVSSKDVVKEEMVASMNDGAIVMAMANPDPEINPDLAKKAGAAIVCTGRSDYPNQVNNVLAFPGIFRGALDVMATDINEEMKVAAAHAIADLVKVEELSTEYVIPDALNKEIGIKVGEKVAEAAIRSGVARKK from the coding sequence ATGAACATATTCGAAGAATCATTATTAGCACACAAAAAAGCAAAAGGGAAAATTGCCATAAAGAGCAAGATGCCGCTTGAGAGCAACAAGGATTTGAGTATTGCATATACGCCAGGTGTAGCAGAACCGTGTCGCCACATCGCCAAGGATGAAATGCTAGCTTATGATTATACCAACAAAGGGAACCTTGTAGCTATTGTGAGCGATGGAACAGCTGTCCTAGGGCTGGGAGATATTGGAGGCCAGGCGAGTATGCCTGTCATGGAGGGGAAAGCCATTCTTTTTAAAGAATTTGGTGATGTAGATGCATTCCCCATTTGTCTTTCAACTAAAAATCCAGATGAAATTGTAGCTGTTGTAAAAGCCATAGCGCCTACATTCGGTGGGATCAACATCGAGGATATTGCCGCACCGGCTTGCTTTGAGATAGAGCGCAGATTAAAGAAAGAGCTATCTATACCAGTATTTCATGATGACCAGCATGGAACGGCGGTAGTGACCTTGGCAGCGCTGATCAATGCACTTAGGGTTGTTGAAAAAGAGATGAGTGACGTAAGAGTCGTTATTAATGGAGCCGGTGCTGCTGGCATTGCCATTGCCAAACTTTTACTCCAAGAAGGTGTAGAACATTTGGTGCTTTGTGACCGTACTGGAATACTATATGAGAAAAGAATCGAAGGCATGAATGAGGCCAAAAGAGAAATCGCGGCTAAGACCAATAAAGGCGAACTAAAAGGAACCCTGGCGGAAGCCATGAAGGGTGCTGACGTATTTATCGGTGTTTCTTCAAAGGACGTGGTGAAAGAGGAGATGGTTGCCTCTATGAACGATGGAGCAATCGTCATGGCAATGGCCAATCCTGACCCGGAAATAAATCCCGACCTAGCCAAAAAAGCCGGGGCAGCTATCGTATGTACAGGACGGAGCGATTATCCAAATCAGGTGAACAATGTACTTGCATTCCCAGGTATATTTAGAGGTGCGCTTGATGTTATGGCTACTGACATTAATGAAGAAATGAAGGTGGCTGCGGCTCATGCTATTGCGGATTTGGTTAAAGTTGAAGAATTATCGACAGAATATGTGATTCCTGACGCATTGAATAAGGAAATCGGAATAAAGGTTGGCGAAAAGGTAGCGGAAGCGGCCATTCGAAGTGGTGTAGCTCGAAAAAAATAG
- a CDS encoding CBS domain-containing protein, whose translation MNIAFFLLPKNDVIVIDKESTIRQALEKMEYHGYTAIPVIDSDGKYVDTLTEGDILWKIKHTKGLTFETTSKYYIKDVERKRQMMAVSINSDMMDLLELAKKQNFVPVVDDQNVFIGIVRRSEIISYCFDQIK comes from the coding sequence ATGAACATAGCTTTTTTTCTGTTGCCGAAGAATGACGTTATTGTTATCGATAAGGAATCAACCATTAGACAAGCTTTGGAAAAGATGGAATATCATGGCTATACAGCGATTCCCGTTATTGACTCAGATGGGAAATATGTAGATACGTTAACAGAAGGCGATATTCTTTGGAAAATCAAACATACCAAAGGATTGACCTTTGAAACGACAAGCAAGTATTATATTAAGGATGTTGAAAGAAAACGCCAAATGATGGCGGTCTCGATTAATTCTGATATGATGGATTTGTTGGAATTAGCCAAAAAACAGAACTTTGTTCCAGTGGTGGATGACCAGAACGTATTCATTGGTATTGTTAGAAGAAGTGAGATTATATCATATTGTTTTGATCAGATTAAATAG
- a CDS encoding aldehyde ferredoxin oxidoreductase family protein translates to MAKTAWIDLTDKSVTVKETDPQLFHDYVGSRGIAAKILYDNVGPDVKPYDPENLLIFSTGPFTGTPWPSAARYTVTSKSPATGAYGYSNSSGFFGPELKHAGYDLLIFKGKSSSPVYLKVEDDQIEILDASDFWGMETGAVEKELRETYAGSRVASIGPAGENLVSCASIINDYGRAAGRTGMGAVMGDKKLKAIVVKSNAKKVIDRNFMNVVRRVTPLVKNHPGARDYTEWGTVILLNYKNKSGDNPTKNHAYGQFPYGDELNAQAIKKYTKKSGGCYACSIKCARFTEVKDGPYKTPLQEGPEYETANALGPNVWNKNPELLIYCNKLCNEMGIDTISVGVLIAFAMEAHQKGLLVDDKYNLEWGDPDTIKGLIEDIAKREGKVGQLLADGVKNAGETVGGGAEDFALQCKNVEIPRQDGRVLKGMALGHATSNRGADHLYALATIDLTGNMDVVGKVPELAACGPELMDTTKEDYKAVMVRWTEVCNALADALGICKFAFTETYAIMPEDLAEGLRAMGIDISNEDLFKAGQRIINIERMYNVRHGFRKKDDMLPKRFLEEPLDVYVHPEDIEKIPKEDAELVHKGLMVNLEPMLDEYYQLGKWNEEGIPREERLRELGLDECLKDLPQGE, encoded by the coding sequence ATGGCAAAAACTGCTTGGATCGATTTGACAGATAAATCTGTAACTGTAAAGGAAACCGATCCTCAATTATTTCATGATTATGTTGGTAGCCGAGGGATTGCGGCTAAAATCTTGTATGACAACGTCGGACCCGACGTAAAACCATACGACCCGGAAAATTTGTTGATATTCTCTACCGGTCCGTTTACAGGTACGCCGTGGCCATCTGCTGCACGCTATACAGTAACGTCGAAATCACCGGCAACCGGTGCGTATGGATACTCCAATAGTTCAGGATTTTTTGGACCGGAGTTGAAGCATGCAGGCTATGATTTACTCATTTTTAAGGGCAAGTCTTCCAGTCCTGTTTATTTGAAAGTGGAAGATGACCAGATTGAGATTCTTGATGCTAGCGATTTTTGGGGGATGGAAACCGGAGCAGTAGAAAAAGAACTTCGGGAAACATATGCCGGAAGCAGGGTAGCCTCCATTGGACCTGCCGGAGAGAATTTAGTTTCTTGTGCCTCGATTATCAATGATTACGGCCGTGCTGCTGGAAGAACCGGCATGGGTGCAGTCATGGGAGATAAGAAGCTCAAGGCGATTGTAGTTAAATCCAACGCAAAAAAAGTGATAGATAGAAACTTTATGAATGTAGTTCGACGGGTAACGCCCTTGGTCAAAAATCATCCAGGTGCACGCGACTATACGGAATGGGGAACGGTTATCCTGCTGAACTACAAAAATAAGAGTGGTGATAACCCAACTAAAAACCATGCTTATGGACAATTTCCCTATGGGGATGAACTGAATGCACAAGCAATCAAGAAGTATACAAAAAAATCGGGTGGTTGCTATGCTTGTTCCATAAAGTGTGCTCGCTTTACTGAAGTGAAAGATGGACCCTATAAAACACCTCTACAGGAAGGCCCTGAATATGAAACAGCCAATGCGCTGGGGCCAAATGTATGGAATAAAAATCCAGAACTGCTAATATACTGCAATAAGCTATGCAACGAGATGGGAATAGATACCATATCGGTGGGCGTATTAATTGCTTTTGCGATGGAAGCACATCAAAAAGGTTTGCTCGTTGACGATAAATATAATCTAGAATGGGGCGATCCAGATACAATCAAGGGATTGATTGAAGATATCGCGAAAAGAGAAGGTAAGGTCGGACAGCTTTTGGCAGACGGCGTTAAAAATGCAGGTGAAACCGTAGGTGGTGGTGCAGAAGATTTTGCGCTACAATGCAAAAATGTGGAGATTCCTAGACAGGATGGACGTGTTCTCAAGGGTATGGCTTTAGGACATGCTACCTCTAATAGAGGGGCAGATCATTTGTATGCTCTTGCAACGATTGATTTGACGGGTAACATGGATGTTGTGGGAAAAGTTCCTGAGTTAGCAGCATGTGGTCCTGAACTGATGGATACTACCAAGGAAGATTACAAAGCTGTTATGGTGCGTTGGACGGAAGTATGCAATGCCTTGGCTGATGCACTTGGTATCTGCAAGTTTGCATTCACTGAGACCTATGCGATAATGCCAGAGGACTTAGCAGAAGGACTACGCGCTATGGGCATAGACATTTCGAATGAAGATTTGTTTAAAGCTGGGCAGAGAATTATCAATATAGAACGTATGTACAATGTGAGACATGGTTTTAGAAAGAAAGACGATATGCTGCCCAAGAGATTCTTAGAAGAACCATTGGATGTTTACGTACATCCGGAAGATATTGAGAAGATACCAAAGGAAGACGCAGAGTTGGTTCACAAAGGTCTGATGGTGAATTTGGAGCCTATGCTTGATGAATACTATCAACTGGGCAAATGGAACGAGGAAGGTATACCGCGTGAAGAGCGGTTGCGTGAACTTGGACTGGACGAATGCCTGAAGGACTTGCCGCAAGGTGAGTAA